A single genomic interval of Panthera uncia isolate 11264 chromosome A1 unlocalized genomic scaffold, Puncia_PCG_1.0 HiC_scaffold_17, whole genome shotgun sequence harbors:
- the LOC125935132 gene encoding LOW QUALITY PROTEIN: GTP:AMP phosphotransferase AK3, mitochondrial-like (The sequence of the model RefSeq protein was modified relative to this genomic sequence to represent the inferred CDS: inserted 1 base in 1 codon), whose product MGASGRLLHTVIPGAPGSGKHTLALRITKHFRLKKFSSGDLIRENMLRDTEIGVLAKVFMDQGKLIPDDVMTRVTLHELKNFSQESWLLCGFPRTLRQAEALDRVYQIHLVLNLNVPSEVIQQRLSARWIHPGSGRVYNLEFKPPNVVGVDDLTGEPFVQREDDRPETLIKRLKVYEDXTKPVLEYYRKKGVLETFSGTETNEIWPCMHALLQTKVPQIDPKASVIP is encoded by the exons ATGGGGGCGTCGGGGCGGCTCCTGCACACGGTGATCCCCGGCGCCCCGGGCTCCGGCAAGCACACCCTGGCTTTGCGCATCACCAAACACTTCCGGCTGAAAAAGTTCTCCAGCGGGGACCTGATCCGAGAAAACATGCTGAGGGACACAGAGATCGGTGTGCTCGCCAAAGTTTTCATGGACCAGGGGAAGCTCATCCCGGACGACGTCATGACCCGGGTGACCCTTCACGAGCTGAAAAATTTCAGCCAGGAGAGCTGGCTGTTGTGTGGTTTCCCCAGAACACTACGACAAGCTGAGGCCCTGGATAGAGTTTATCAGATACACCTGGTGTTGAACCTGAACGTGCCCTCTGAGGTCATCCAGCAACGCCTCTCCGCTCGCTGGATTCATCCAGGCAGTGGGCGCGTCTACAACCTCGAATTCAAACCTCCCAACGTGGTTGGTGTGGACGATCTGACCGGTGAGCCTTTCGTTCAGCGTGAGGACGATAGACCAGAGACGCTCATCAAGAGGCTGAAGGTTTACGAAG CAACCAAACCTGTCCTGGAATATTACCGGAAGAAGGGAGTGTTGGAAACTTTCTCCGGAACAGAGACCAACGAGATCTGGCCCTGTATGCATGCTCTCCTGCAAACAAAAGTTCCACAAATAGACCCAAAAGCATCGGTTATTCCATGA